One Canis lupus familiaris isolate Mischka breed German Shepherd chromosome 20, alternate assembly UU_Cfam_GSD_1.0, whole genome shotgun sequence genomic region harbors:
- the PALM gene encoding paralemmin-1 isoform X3 — MVHAANPRAAGRGRVLAAETTSQQERLQAIAEKRRRQAEVENKRRQLEDDRRQLQHLKSKALRERWLLEGTPSAASEGGEDMRRQMQEDEQKARLLEESICRLQKEIEVLEDAGPLPTAGDAPAAPSPAKAHKAEVLVDSQQVPAGTPKETRASNTPVRTAEGSTMMKAVVHAVDGTAENGIHPLSSSEVDELIHKADEVTLSEAGSTAGTAETRGASREPVQTTPSRREITGVQAQPGEATSGPPGIQPGQEPPVTMIFMGYQNVEDEAESQKVLGLQDTITAELVVIEDAAEPKEPAPPNGSAAEPPPTAGSREENQVGPEAPASDPQDLDTKKQRCKCCSIM, encoded by the exons ATGGTGCACGCTGCAAACCCGAGGGCTGCAGGGCGAGGCCG GGTCCTGGCGGCAGAGACCACGTCTCAGCAGGAGCGGCTCCAGGCCATTGCA GAGAAGCGGAGGCGGCAGGCCGAGGTGGAGAACAAGCGCCGGCAGCTGGAGGACGACCGACGGCAGCTGCAGCACCTGAAG tcCAAGGCGCTGCGGGAGCGCTGGCTGCTGGAGGGGACGCCGTCGGCGGCGTCGGAGGGCGGTGAGGACATGCGGAGGCAGATGCAGGAGGACGAGCAGAAGGCGCGGCTGCTGGAGGAGTCCATCTGCAG GCTGCAGAAGGAGATCGAGGTGCTGGAGGACGCAGGCCCGCTGCCCACCGCCGGGGACGCACccgccgccccgagccccgccaAGGCCCACAAGGCCGAGGTGCTCGTGGATTCTCAGCAG GTCCCGGCGGGCACACCCAAAG AGACACGAGCGTCCAACACCCCCGTGAGGACGGCCGAGGGCTCCACCATGATGAAGGCAG tgGTCCACGCCGTGGACGGTACCGCGGAGAACGGGATCCACCCGCTGAGCTCCTCTGAGGTGGACGAGCTCATCCACAAGGCCGACGAGGTCACGCTGAGCGAGGCAGGGTCCACGGCCGGGACAGCAGAGACCCGGGGGGCGTCCAGGGAGCCCGTGCAGACCACACCGTCCAGGCGGGAGATCACGGGCGTGCAGGCGCAGCCGGGAGAGGCCACGTCGGGGCCGCCGGGCATCCAGCCTGGCCAGGAGCCCCCCGTCACCATGATCTTCATGGGTTACCAGAACGTGGAGGACGAGGCCGAGAGCCAGAAGGTGCTGGGGCTGCAGGACACCATCACGGCGGAGCTGGTGGTCATCGAGGACGCCGCGGAGCCCAAGGAGCCCGCGCCCCCCAACGGCAGCGCCGCAGAGCCCCCCCCGACCGCGGGCTCCAGGGAAGAGAACCAGGTGGGGCCCGAGGCCCCGGCCAGCGACCCCCAGGACCTCGACACGAAGAAGCAGCGCTGTAAATGCTGCTCCATCATGTGA
- the FSTL3 gene encoding follistatin-related protein 3 isoform X2: MPGLGLGAWKQEGGVCWLQQGREATCSLVLKTDVSQAECCASSNIDTAWSNFTHPGNKISLLGFLGLVHCLPCKDSCEGVECGPGKACRMQGGRPRCECAPDCAGLPARLQVCGSDGATYRDECELRAARCRGHPDLRVMYPGRCRKSCTHVLCPRPQSCVVDQTGSAHCVVCRAAPCPAPSSPGQELCGNNNVTYMSSCHLRQATCFLGRSIGVRHPGSCAGAPEPSDAEDAESEEEENFV, translated from the exons atgccaggcctgggcctgggggcctggaagCAGGAAG GTGGCGTGTGCTGGCTCCAGCAGGGCCGAGAGGCCACCTGCAGCCTGGTGCTCAAGACTGACGTGAGCCAAGCGGAGTGTTGCGCCTCCAGCAACATCGACACCGCCTGGTCCAACTTCACTCACCCGGGGAACAAGATCAGCCTTCTGGGCTTCCTGGGCCTCGTCCACTGCCTCCCCTGCAAAG ATTCGTGCGAGGGCGTGGAGTGCGGCCCCGGCAAGGCGTGCCGCATGCAGGGGGGCCGCCCGCGCTGCGAGTGCGCGCCCGACTGCGCGGGGCTCCCGGCGCGCCTGCAGGTCTGCGGCTCGGACGGCGCCACCTACCGCGACGAGTGCGAGCTGCGCGCCGCGCGCTGCCGCGGCCACCCGGACCTGCGCGTCATGTACCCGGGCCGCTGCCGCA AGTCGTGCACCCACGTCCTGTGCCCGCGGCCGCAGTCGTGCGTGGTGGACCAGACCGGCAGCGCCCACTGCGTGGTGTGTCGCGCGGCGCCCTGTCCCGCGCCCTCCAGCCCCGGCCAGGAGCTCTGCGGCAACAACAACGTCACCTACATGTCCTCGTGCCACCTCCGCCAGGCCACCTGCTTCCTGGGCCGCTCCATCGGAGTGCGCCACCCGGGCAGCTGTGCAG GCGCCCCTGAGCCGTCGGATGCAGAGGATGCAGAgtcggaggaggaggagaacttCGTGTGA
- the PALM gene encoding paralemmin-1 isoform X2 produces MEVLAAETTSQQERLQAIAEKRRRQAEVENKRRQLEDDRRQLQHLKSKALRERWLLEGTPSAASEGGEDMRRQMQEDEQKARLLEESICRLQKEIEVLEDAGPLPTAGDAPAAPSPAKAHKAEVLVDSQQVPAGTPKETRASNTPVRTAEGSTMMKAAMYSVEITVEKDKVTGETRVLSSTTLLPREPLPQGIKVYEDETKVVHAVDGTAENGIHPLSSSEVDELIHKADEVTLSEAGSTAGTAETRGASREPVQTTPSRREITGVQAQPGEATSGPPGIQPGQEPPVTMIFMGYQNVEDEAESQKVLGLQDTITAELVVIEDAAEPKEPAPPNGSAAEPPPTAGSREENQVGPEAPASDPQDLDTKKQRCKCCSIM; encoded by the exons ATGGA GGTCCTGGCGGCAGAGACCACGTCTCAGCAGGAGCGGCTCCAGGCCATTGCA GAGAAGCGGAGGCGGCAGGCCGAGGTGGAGAACAAGCGCCGGCAGCTGGAGGACGACCGACGGCAGCTGCAGCACCTGAAG tcCAAGGCGCTGCGGGAGCGCTGGCTGCTGGAGGGGACGCCGTCGGCGGCGTCGGAGGGCGGTGAGGACATGCGGAGGCAGATGCAGGAGGACGAGCAGAAGGCGCGGCTGCTGGAGGAGTCCATCTGCAG GCTGCAGAAGGAGATCGAGGTGCTGGAGGACGCAGGCCCGCTGCCCACCGCCGGGGACGCACccgccgccccgagccccgccaAGGCCCACAAGGCCGAGGTGCTCGTGGATTCTCAGCAG GTCCCGGCGGGCACACCCAAAG AGACACGAGCGTCCAACACCCCCGTGAGGACGGCCGAGGGCTCCACCATGATGAAGGCAG CCATGTACTCGGTCGAGATCACGGTGGAGAAGGACAAGGTGACGGGGGAGACGCGGGTGCTGTCCAGCACCACCTTGCTCCCCCGGGAGCCGCTCCCTCAGGGCATCAAGGTCTACGAAGACGAGACCAAAG tgGTCCACGCCGTGGACGGTACCGCGGAGAACGGGATCCACCCGCTGAGCTCCTCTGAGGTGGACGAGCTCATCCACAAGGCCGACGAGGTCACGCTGAGCGAGGCAGGGTCCACGGCCGGGACAGCAGAGACCCGGGGGGCGTCCAGGGAGCCCGTGCAGACCACACCGTCCAGGCGGGAGATCACGGGCGTGCAGGCGCAGCCGGGAGAGGCCACGTCGGGGCCGCCGGGCATCCAGCCTGGCCAGGAGCCCCCCGTCACCATGATCTTCATGGGTTACCAGAACGTGGAGGACGAGGCCGAGAGCCAGAAGGTGCTGGGGCTGCAGGACACCATCACGGCGGAGCTGGTGGTCATCGAGGACGCCGCGGAGCCCAAGGAGCCCGCGCCCCCCAACGGCAGCGCCGCAGAGCCCCCCCCGACCGCGGGCTCCAGGGAAGAGAACCAGGTGGGGCCCGAGGCCCCGGCCAGCGACCCCCAGGACCTCGACACGAAGAAGCAGCGCTGTAAATGCTGCTCCATCATGTGA
- the PALM gene encoding paralemmin-1 isoform X1 produces the protein MVHAANPRAAGRGRVLAAETTSQQERLQAIAEKRRRQAEVENKRRQLEDDRRQLQHLKSKALRERWLLEGTPSAASEGGEDMRRQMQEDEQKARLLEESICRLQKEIEVLEDAGPLPTAGDAPAAPSPAKAHKAEVLVDSQQVPAGTPKETRASNTPVRTAEGSTMMKAAMYSVEITVEKDKVTGETRVLSSTTLLPREPLPQGIKVYEDETKVVHAVDGTAENGIHPLSSSEVDELIHKADEVTLSEAGSTAGTAETRGASREPVQTTPSRREITGVQAQPGEATSGPPGIQPGQEPPVTMIFMGYQNVEDEAESQKVLGLQDTITAELVVIEDAAEPKEPAPPNGSAAEPPPTAGSREENQVGPEAPASDPQDLDTKKQRCKCCSIM, from the exons ATGGTGCACGCTGCAAACCCGAGGGCTGCAGGGCGAGGCCG GGTCCTGGCGGCAGAGACCACGTCTCAGCAGGAGCGGCTCCAGGCCATTGCA GAGAAGCGGAGGCGGCAGGCCGAGGTGGAGAACAAGCGCCGGCAGCTGGAGGACGACCGACGGCAGCTGCAGCACCTGAAG tcCAAGGCGCTGCGGGAGCGCTGGCTGCTGGAGGGGACGCCGTCGGCGGCGTCGGAGGGCGGTGAGGACATGCGGAGGCAGATGCAGGAGGACGAGCAGAAGGCGCGGCTGCTGGAGGAGTCCATCTGCAG GCTGCAGAAGGAGATCGAGGTGCTGGAGGACGCAGGCCCGCTGCCCACCGCCGGGGACGCACccgccgccccgagccccgccaAGGCCCACAAGGCCGAGGTGCTCGTGGATTCTCAGCAG GTCCCGGCGGGCACACCCAAAG AGACACGAGCGTCCAACACCCCCGTGAGGACGGCCGAGGGCTCCACCATGATGAAGGCAG CCATGTACTCGGTCGAGATCACGGTGGAGAAGGACAAGGTGACGGGGGAGACGCGGGTGCTGTCCAGCACCACCTTGCTCCCCCGGGAGCCGCTCCCTCAGGGCATCAAGGTCTACGAAGACGAGACCAAAG tgGTCCACGCCGTGGACGGTACCGCGGAGAACGGGATCCACCCGCTGAGCTCCTCTGAGGTGGACGAGCTCATCCACAAGGCCGACGAGGTCACGCTGAGCGAGGCAGGGTCCACGGCCGGGACAGCAGAGACCCGGGGGGCGTCCAGGGAGCCCGTGCAGACCACACCGTCCAGGCGGGAGATCACGGGCGTGCAGGCGCAGCCGGGAGAGGCCACGTCGGGGCCGCCGGGCATCCAGCCTGGCCAGGAGCCCCCCGTCACCATGATCTTCATGGGTTACCAGAACGTGGAGGACGAGGCCGAGAGCCAGAAGGTGCTGGGGCTGCAGGACACCATCACGGCGGAGCTGGTGGTCATCGAGGACGCCGCGGAGCCCAAGGAGCCCGCGCCCCCCAACGGCAGCGCCGCAGAGCCCCCCCCGACCGCGGGCTCCAGGGAAGAGAACCAGGTGGGGCCCGAGGCCCCGGCCAGCGACCCCCAGGACCTCGACACGAAGAAGCAGCGCTGTAAATGCTGCTCCATCATGTGA
- the PRSS57 gene encoding serine protease 57: MGPGAGALGRLLLTVPLALALSTGPPGSWGARIIGGHEVTPHSRPYMVSVKFGGQHQCGGFLLRARWVVSAAHCFSDRDPRMGLVVLGAHVLRTWEPTQQVFGISAVIRHPDYQPATHANDICLLQLNGSATLGPAVGLLPLPRRDARPLKVGARCRVAGWGSVSDFEDLPPGLMEAEVRVLGLDACNGSWRGQLSPAMLCTRSGDRRRRGFCSADSGGPLVCRNRAHGLVSFSGLWCGDPRTPDVYTQVSAFVSWIWDVVRGPSGPPPQAPGSLRELPDPQRAWLQK; this comes from the exons atggggcccggggcaggggccctgggccGCCTGCTGCTCACCGTGCCTCTGGCCCTCGCGCTGTCCACGGGGCCCCCGG GCTCCTGGGGCGCCCGGATCATCGGGGGCCACGAGGTGACGCCCCACTCCCGGCCCTACATGGTGTCTGTGAAGTTTGGCGGCCAGCACCAGTGTGGGGGCTTCCTGCTGCGGGCCCGCTGGGTGGTCTCGGCCGCCCACTGCTTCAGCGACAG GGACCCCCGCATGGGCCTGGTGGTGCTGGGGGCTCACGTCCTGCGCACCTGGGAGCCGACGCAGCAGGTGTTCGGCATCTCGGCCGTCATCAGGCACCCGGACTACCAGCCGGCCACCCACGCCAATGACATCTGTCTGCTGCAG CTGAACGGCTCTGCCACCCTGGGTCCGGCCGTGGGGCTGCTGCCGCTGCCTCGCAGGGACGCCAGGCCCCTCAAGGTGGGGGCGCGGTGCCGGGTGGCCGGCTGGGGCTCCGTATCCGACTTCGAGGACCTGCCGCCAGGGCTGATGGAGGCTGAGGTCCGCGTGCTGGGCCTGGACGCCTGCAACGGCTCCTGGAGGGGCCAGCTCAGCCCGGCCATGCTCTGCACGCGTAGCGGGGACCGCCGGCGCCGCGGCTTCTGCTCG GCAGACTCCGGGGGGCCCCTGGTGTGCAGGAACCGGGCCCACGGCCTCGTGTCCTTCTCCGGACTCTGGTGCGGCGACCCCAGGACCCCCGATGTGTACACGCAGGTGTCTGCCTTCGTGAGCTGGATATGGGATGTGGTTCGAGGGCCCAGcggcccccctccccaggccccggggtCCCTGCGGGAGCTCCCTGACCCACAGCGGGCCTGGCTACAGAAGTGA
- the FSTL3 gene encoding follistatin-related protein 3 isoform X1 yields the protein MRPGAPGPLWPLPWGALAWAVGFVGSVGSGDPAPGGVCWLQQGREATCSLVLKTDVSQAECCASSNIDTAWSNFTHPGNKISLLGFLGLVHCLPCKDSCEGVECGPGKACRMQGGRPRCECAPDCAGLPARLQVCGSDGATYRDECELRAARCRGHPDLRVMYPGRCRKSCTHVLCPRPQSCVVDQTGSAHCVVCRAAPCPAPSSPGQELCGNNNVTYMSSCHLRQATCFLGRSIGVRHPGSCAGAPEPSDAEDAESEEEENFV from the exons ATGCGTCCCGGGGCGCCGGGCCCGCTGTGGCCGCTGCCCTGGGGGGCCCTGGCTTGGGCCGTGGGCTTCGTGGGCTCCGTGGGCTCGGGGGACCCCGCGCCCG GTGGCGTGTGCTGGCTCCAGCAGGGCCGAGAGGCCACCTGCAGCCTGGTGCTCAAGACTGACGTGAGCCAAGCGGAGTGTTGCGCCTCCAGCAACATCGACACCGCCTGGTCCAACTTCACTCACCCGGGGAACAAGATCAGCCTTCTGGGCTTCCTGGGCCTCGTCCACTGCCTCCCCTGCAAAG ATTCGTGCGAGGGCGTGGAGTGCGGCCCCGGCAAGGCGTGCCGCATGCAGGGGGGCCGCCCGCGCTGCGAGTGCGCGCCCGACTGCGCGGGGCTCCCGGCGCGCCTGCAGGTCTGCGGCTCGGACGGCGCCACCTACCGCGACGAGTGCGAGCTGCGCGCCGCGCGCTGCCGCGGCCACCCGGACCTGCGCGTCATGTACCCGGGCCGCTGCCGCA AGTCGTGCACCCACGTCCTGTGCCCGCGGCCGCAGTCGTGCGTGGTGGACCAGACCGGCAGCGCCCACTGCGTGGTGTGTCGCGCGGCGCCCTGTCCCGCGCCCTCCAGCCCCGGCCAGGAGCTCTGCGGCAACAACAACGTCACCTACATGTCCTCGTGCCACCTCCGCCAGGCCACCTGCTTCCTGGGCCGCTCCATCGGAGTGCGCCACCCGGGCAGCTGTGCAG GCGCCCCTGAGCCGTCGGATGCAGAGGATGCAGAgtcggaggaggaggagaacttCGTGTGA